GCCAGGCCAATTACTGCGCCTCCAAGGCCGGCATGATCGGCTTTACCAAGAGCGTCGCCCAGGAAATCGCGCCGCGCAATGTCACCGTGAACTGCGTGGCCCCCGGCTTCATCGAAAGCGCGATGACCGAAAAGCTCAATGACAAGCAGAAAGACGGCATCATGGGGGCCATTCCGATGCGGCGCATGGGAACCGGCAACGAGATCGCCTCCGCGGTCACCTGGCTTGCGTCCGATGAAGCATCCTACGTCACCGGGCAGACAATCCACGTCAATGGCGGCATGTTGATGGTCTAAGGCCGGCTCAGTAGGCCAGCCCAAAGAGTCCGGCATCAGCGATGGTTTCAAAACGCTATCAGTGGGATGCAGTGGTGCTGCAAGCGATTTCCGCTGGCCGGAAATCGCAGCCAAGGCGATTTTTTGGGTTTGCCCGCTTCCAAAACCGTGGTAGGTCGCTGCGCTCGAGCACGGCAGGGTGTTCCAGCCGGGATCAGAAAATGCCGAAATCCACAGTTTGGGCTTTGACGGAAGCGGGCCAAGCGCATAAAAGCGCGCCACATGCTTGATTACCCGTGCTTGTGCAGGTAACGAGGCGCAAGTCCAACGTATAACAGGTCGAGGAAACCGACATGAGCGACATCGCAGACCGCGTAAAGAAAATTGTCATCGAACATCTGGGCGTTGACGCAGAGAAGGTGGCCGAAAGCGCGAGCTTTATTGACGATCTTGGTGCGGACTCACTCGACACCGTCGAGCTGGTAATGGCGTTCGAAGAAGAATTCGGCGTGGAAATCCCGGATGATGCTGCCGACACAATTTTGACTGTTGGCGATGCGATCAAGTTCATCTCGAAGGCTCAGGCCTGAGTTCATCGATCGTCTGGCCTTTAAAACGGCCCATTCAAGCGGCCGGCGCAAGATTTGCGCCGGTTTGTTGCTTTTTTGACCTGACGGAGATTTGAAGCGATGCGCCGAGTCGTCATCACAGGTATGGGTGTGGTTTCGCCTTTGGGAAGCGGTACCGAGATTACCTGGTCCCGCCTGATCAACAGTGAAAACGGCGCGTCCCGCGTCAACACCTTCGATGTCAGCGACATCGCCGCGCAGATTGCCTGCTCGGTGCCGACCGATCCGGCCATCGAGGGTGCGTTCATCGCCGATGACTGGATGGAACCCAAGGAACAGCGCAAGGTTGATCCGTTCATCGTGTTCGGCATCGCGGCCGCTGACATGGCGCTCAAGGATGCCGGCTGGCATCCGGCCAGCGACGAAGACCAGATTGCAACCGGCGTCATGATCGGCTCCGGCATCGGTGGTCTGCAGGGCATTGTCGAGGCGGGCTACACCCTGCGCGACAAGGGCCCACGGCGCATTTCGCCCTTCTTCATTCCAGGACGCCTGATCAACCTTGTCTCGGGTCATGTCTCGATCCGCAACAAGCTGCGTGGTCCCAACCATTCGGTCGTAACGGCCTGCTCGACCGGCGCCCATGCCATTGGCGATGCGGCCCGGTTGATTGCATTGGGGGATGCGGATGTGATGGTTGCCGGTGGTGCCGAGGCCGCCATCAGCCGAATCGGCCTGGCGGGCTTTGCAGCCTGCAAGGCGCTTTCGACGTCCTTCAACGACACCCCCGAGAAAGCCTCGCGCCCCTATGACCGCGATCGTGACGGTTTCGTCATGGGCGAGGGCGCCGCAATCATGGTGCTCGAAGAGCTTGACCATGCACTGGCGCGCGGCGCCAACATCGTGGCCGAAGTTGTTGGCTACGGGCTGTCCGGTGATGCCTATCACATCACCGCGCCTTCCGAGGACGGCGATGGCGCCTATCGCTGCATGAAGATGGCCCTCAAGCGCGCTGGTCTGGACCCATCTGACATCGACTACATCAACGCCCATGGCACCTCGACCATGGCCGACACGATTGAACTTGGCGCGGTCGAGCGGCTGCTCGGTGATGCCGCTGCCAATGTGTCGATGTCATCGACCAAATCGGCGATCGGCCATCTTCTGGGCGCAGCCGGAGCGATGGAAGCCGTGTTCTCGGCCCTGGCCATCCGCGACGGCATCGCACCACCCACGCTCAACCTTGAAAACCCCGAGGTCGAAACCCGGATCGATTTGGTTCCCAAGGTGGCACGCAAGCGCAAGATCGATGTGGCGCTGTCAAATTCTTTCGGCTTTGGCGGCACCAACGCATCGCTTGTTTTGCGGCGTTTTGAGGCCTGATGTCCGGTCGCTGTTCCTGCGCGGCACCCGACAACCGGCATTTCGCCACATTGAACAGACAGAACATGCATCGCGGACGAGCCCCGCACAACTCCTCTGGAGGTTGACCAATTGAACGACAGCAACAGCCAGAACAGCGGTGTTTTCGGGCGCGCAGCAGACAAAAAAAGCAGCGATTCAAGCCCGATTGTTCCGGTTTCGCCTTCGCAGGCGCTCAAGCCCGAAAATGCGCCGCCGCCACCCAAGCGGTCGCGTCGCGCCCGCAACCAGGTCGTCGTGTTCCTGAATTTCATGTTGTCGATGGTGATCTTTGTCCTGATTATCGGGGTCGGGATCTTCTGGTATGGCAAAACCGAATTTGAAGGCCGCGGTCCGCTGGA
The DNA window shown above is from Hoeflea phototrophica DFL-43 and carries:
- the fabF gene encoding beta-ketoacyl-ACP synthase II: MRRVVITGMGVVSPLGSGTEITWSRLINSENGASRVNTFDVSDIAAQIACSVPTDPAIEGAFIADDWMEPKEQRKVDPFIVFGIAAADMALKDAGWHPASDEDQIATGVMIGSGIGGLQGIVEAGYTLRDKGPRRISPFFIPGRLINLVSGHVSIRNKLRGPNHSVVTACSTGAHAIGDAARLIALGDADVMVAGGAEAAISRIGLAGFAACKALSTSFNDTPEKASRPYDRDRDGFVMGEGAAIMVLEELDHALARGANIVAEVVGYGLSGDAYHITAPSEDGDGAYRCMKMALKRAGLDPSDIDYINAHGTSTMADTIELGAVERLLGDAAANVSMSSTKSAIGHLLGAAGAMEAVFSALAIRDGIAPPTLNLENPEVETRIDLVPKVARKRKIDVALSNSFGFGGTNASLVLRRFEA
- a CDS encoding acyl carrier protein; this translates as MSDIADRVKKIVIEHLGVDAEKVAESASFIDDLGADSLDTVELVMAFEEEFGVEIPDDAADTILTVGDAIKFISKAQA